In Runella sp. SP2, the genomic window AGATTGAAGAATCCAAAGTTAAGGTCGTACCGTTGGGGAATTATTTTGAACGACCCACGGCCAATCATTCATTGGCACTGACCTTGCCCGATCGCTTTGTACTTTTTGTAGGTAAACGCGATTTTTACAAAAACTTCGACCGTTTTTTTGAGTCGGTGGCGCCATTGTTAAAAAACGACAAAGACTTACACCTCATTTGTGCGGGAGGAAGAGGGTTTTCCCCCGAAGAAAAACAAGCGATTGCAGCACAAGGGCTTCAAAATCGGGTAATATATCAACCGATTATCGACGACATGACCCTGATTCAGTTGTACGAAGAAGCGCAAGTATTTGTGTTTCCGTCGTTGATGGAAGGTTTTGGGCTTCCCATTTTGGAAGCGATGAGCTGCGGTTGTCCCGTGGCTGCTACCACAGGGACATCATTTGATGAAATTGCCCAAGATGCGGCGGTTTACTTTGAAGCTGAAAACAAGGAGTCGATTCGTGCAGCGGTAGAAAAGGTGGTTTATGATGAAGCCCTCCAGCAAACCATGCGTCAGCGAGGCTATGAGCGTGTGCCATTGTTCAGGGCCGAAACCACTGCCCAAAAAACATTAGAAGTATATAAAGCATTGGTATAACGCATGATGAGAATTCCCGAACGTACGCTTATTTACGACCGAGACATCAGCGGGCACCATTTGGACTATTTACAGTTTTTGGTAGAATACCTCAAAAAAATGCCCGAAACGGTTCGTAGCCAATTTGTTTTTGTGCTCCACGAAGGAGCAAAAGCGCGATTTGGTAAAGACGAGAAGTACGTCCAGTTTCGTTATATTCCAGGGAAACAATTAGAGGCATTCATGGCGCTAACGAGCGTTCTGCGTCGTGCTTCTGCCGAAATGGATTACCTGACAAGTTTGGTTAACGAGTACAATGCCAATCGCATTATCTTTATGCACATCGACGCCTTTCAGTATGAGGTTGGGCGTGGGGCAATTCGGCGATTAGGGGTTAAGTTGTCAGGCTTGTTGTTTTTACCTTTTCGCAAGTACTACGAGGATGGCTCTACCTTCAAAGCAAAAGTGCGTCGTGACTTGCGTGGACTACGGAAAGGATTGCAGCTTACTTGGATGTTGCGAAACCCAAACTTGGAAAAAATTTTTTTCCTCAACGACAAACAAGGGGTAAAAGAATACAACCAACGTTTTGGACAACGTTTCGATTTTTTGCCTGACCCCATCGAAGTGGGTCAGATGGCGGAGCAATCGGTCGAAATCCTTAAAGACGAGTACGGAGTGGAGGCTACCCGTCGCGTGTTTTTAATCTATGGGCATTTATCGGCCCGAAAAAACGTCTCCAACATTCTTGAAGGACTAAAGCAAATTTCTGCCGAAGAGCGTCAAAAAATGTGTTTTTTGATATGCGGTGAGCCCGAAAAAGGGTATGAGAATACCTTGTTTTCGGCCATCCAAGAAGCCGAAAAAAATTACCCCGAAATTCAATTTGTAAAGCATTTTCGGTTTTTTGACCCGCATAGTACCAACGAAGTGTTTAAAATCGTTGATGTGGTCCTGGTACCTTACATCAATTTTTATAGTTCGAGTAATATTTTAGGATTAGCAGCTAAGTACAGTAAGCCTTTGATTGCCTCCAATTTGGGGGTGATGGAAGGTTTGGTGACACACTATAAATTGGGGGTAACAGTCCCTCCGAACCGCCCCGAAGCCATAGGGGAAGCGATGCAGCGTTATTTACACCTAAATCAGATTGACATAGACGGTAAGCCTTATCTGCAAGACCATTCTGCGGAGGTTTTCTGTCAGAAGTTATTATTCTAATGAAAACAAAAAGGAATGTTTTCCTTCTGGCAACGGCCTCGCTGGTGTTGCTGTGGGTTGTGTTGGAGTTGATGGGCCGCGTCGCCCTCACCGTGGTGATGAAGTATCCTTTCTGGAAACCAGCTGATAAGTTCTATCCCGAACTGGTCAAGATTCAGAAAGAAAACATTTCGCAACAAGACGACACATTCGACTTGTTGATTTTGGGTGGTTCGGCGGTGAGTTTGGAGTTTGGACTACCGATTAATAAAACGCTGGATTCGTTGTTGAAACAGACTGCAAACGGTCGGAAAGTTCGCATTTTCAATGCCGCGACACCAGCACATACCTCGTTGGATAACCTTAATAAGTACCGAATGTTGGGGAAACAACGGTTCGATTTGGTGATTTACTACGAGGCCATCAATGAGACGCGTGCCAACAATATTCCGAGCGAACTTTTTTCGGACGATTATCGGCACGTAATGTGGTATTATGACTTGGCAATCATCAAACAACACCCCGAGGTCAACTGGACGGTGTTGCCGTTTATTACCCATAAAGGGTTTAACTTGTTGATGGATAAGTTAAAAGGGAAGAAATTTTTAGAACTGAATACGGTTAATCCCGATTTTGTTCAATACGGGAAAGAGGTAAAAACAGGAAAGCCTTATCAAGCCAATATTGAACAAATTATATTGGAGGCCCGCAAAAGAAGCGAAAAACTGGTGTTGATGACCTATGCTTTGTACGTGCCACCAAGCGTGATTGGGAACGGTGGATACACCGATTACCGCGATTTTGCCAAGTGCCCTTACCCATCGCCTTTGTGGCTTTGGGGCGACCCTGTCAATGTTGATACGGGAGTCAAAGCGCACAATGCCATTTTGCGAAAGTTGGCAGCCCAGTATGGTACCTATTTTGTGGATATGGATCAGCTTTTACCCCGTCAAAAGGACTATTACTGTGATTTGTGCCATTTGACTGAAAAAGGAGGAAGTGAGTTTGCGATGTTGGTCGTTCAGTATTTGTTCAAAGAGCAGTTGATTCCAATGACGGAGAATCAATGATATTAAAAAGAAAATTTCACTTTGAAATACAAAGTGAATGATTTTACTTTGTAACACAAAGTGAAAAAGAACGATATTGAAAGTATGCATCAACGACTAGAAACACTGGATACATTTAGGGGAGTGGCAGCACTGGCAGTGGTGCTTTTTCACCTTACTTTGCACCAGTACGATGCTCCTTTTCATTTGAATTGGGGGGCAACAGGCGTTGATTTGTTCTTTATTATCAGTGGTTTTGTCATTTTTTTGACCCTAAATAAAACCCAAAGTGTACTTGACTTTGTTGTGGCTCGGTTTTCACGATTGTACCCTGTGTATTGGGCGGCAGTAACCCTCACGGCCTTGTTTATGGCCATTGGGAGTTGGCTAGGATACAGCCAAATCAGCTTGGGGGAGTACATTGCCAACATGACTATGTTTCAGTATTACTTCGGAATCAGGGACTTAGACGGGTCGTATTGGACATTGATTGTCGAAATGCTTTTTTATGGCGTCATGCTTTTAGGGCTTTGGCTCAATCAGCTAGGACGATTGGAGTGGTATGGATTGGGGCTGGTGATGGTTCAAATTATCCTCCACGGATGGGTGCGGGTGGCAGCTCCCAGTGTTTATGAAGTTATACTGAAAGGGTTTCCATTGATGAATCATTTTCAGCTTTTCTGGGCGGGTATCTTGTTTTACAAAATGTTCACCCAAGGATATGACAAATGGAGATTAGTTGGAATAGCAATTGCCTATGGAGTTACCTTATATTTGTACGATAAAACGGGACGTAGTAACCTGTTTTTGAGTTTTGGAGAGTACGGCATTACCACAACGGTTTATTTTGTGCTCTTTTTCTTGTTTGTGAGTCATAAGTTAGAGTGGATTAATAACCGCGTTACGCTTTACTTAGGAACAATTTCATACAGTCTATACGTGATTCATCATTATTTTACGGTAGGGGTAATCACGGTACTAAAGGATAAATTTGGGTGGTCGTTTGTGCAAGCGAGCACCGTCGCTTTGGCCGCAGCGTTCGTGTTGGCTACGGCCATTACTTATTTTATTGAAAAGCCTTCGTTGCAGTACTTACGTGTGTGGTACAAAAACAAAAAGGCATCGTATCAAACACTTTAATAGTAGTTACTTGTGAATCAAAAGCTTAGTGTCGTCATTCCAGCCTACAACGAAGAAAAAACGATTCAAACGGTATTGAAAGCCGTGGCGTCGGTGCAGTTGATTGGTGGTTTTGAAAAAGAAATAATTGTGGTCAATGACTGTTCAAGAGACGGTACAGAAGCCCAAATTTTGGCGTTTAAGGCCAATAATCCGCAGGTTGAATTGGCCTACTTCAAACACGAAGTAAACCAAGGAAAAGGAGCTGCGCTACACACGGGAATTCGCCGTGCCACAGGAACGTATTTAGTCATTCAAGATGCAGACTTAGAATACGACCCCCAAGAGTTTAATATTTTGCTTCAACCCATCGTGGACGGCCACGCTGATGTGGTGTTTGGATCACGTTTTATGGGGGGAAAAGCGCACCGAATTTTGTTTTTCTGGCATTCAATCGGCAACAAAATTCTGACGTTTGGAAGCAATATGTTTAGTAACCTCAACCTGACCGATATGGAAACCTGCTACAAGCTGTTTCGTGCCGATATGATTCAGGGGCTTGAATTGAAGGAAAAACGTTTTGGTTTTGAACCAGAAGTCACGGCCAAAATCTCACGTATTCCCAATATCCGTATTTATGAAGTGGGAGTTTCGTATTACGGAAGAACGTATGCCGAAGGCAAAAAAATTAACTGGAAAGACGGCTTTAGGGCGATTTACTGTATTTTGAGATACGGCTTGTTTAAATAACAACAGCTATGTTAGACGATTTTAAATACTACCGTCAGGCACTAGGAGTAAACATGCTCTGGAATTCTTATCCCATCGTATTCATCCTTCGTGATGGGTTTGGGGTAGGGCCAAGTGGGAGTACCTTTACCATTTTATATTGGGGGTTGGGCTTATTGCTACTGATGCCTATCAATATCTTTCGTACTATTTACCTCCCAAACCGAATGTTATTTGCATGTTGGTTTGGGTTTATTGTATTGGGGTGGTTGTATTGGAAATACTATCCAAGTATCAATGGCGAGCCCGAACGACTTCGCGAAACATTGACGTACATTATCCCGCTGCTTTTTTTGTTTGCCTCGATGTACTATCCCAATAATAAAGTCCATATCATTCTGATTGTCATGGTCTTTTATTCGTTGCTGGCAAGTACGGGGCTTTTGTACAGCCTCACGCGTGACCCGCACTGGACTTTTGGAGAACGGGCCGCGATTAAGTTTGCCGCAAATACCCAAAATAGTAACCCGCACGCTTATGCCAACAACGCCCTTTGCGGGATTCTGGCATCGTTTATTGTGGCTGCTCGTATGAAGAGTGTCTTGGTTAAAATATTCTATTATTTGGTCGCTATTTTTTCGGTGGGTGTATTGATTTTGGCTCGTACGAATACCAGTTTGATTGCCCTTGGTGTGATGGCCGTTATTTATTTGACCTTTCACGGGAAAAGCGTGGTAAAATCGATATTTCAGGTGCGAACGCTGGGTTTAGTCGCGGCCGTTTACGGGATTGTGGCGTTTTTGCTATCTCAGTTTGCCTTTGCTTCCTATGCCCTAGAGGTATATTTACAGGCGTTTATTACGCGTTTTGGGAAAGTGATTTATACCGTTACGGGGGTTGAAGTAGATCAGAAATCGGCAGAGATTGACTACTCGTCCGTCAATCGTGTGTATAGTTTTAGATATGTATTTGAAGAGTTTTTGGGCGAAGGCTCTCTTGGTCTTATTTTATTTGGCGAAGGTTATAAATCTCAATTCTTTGATGTACCAGCGCTCGAAGCCCTCGTAAATCAAGGTGTTTTAGGATTTATTCTTTTCAATAGCTTTTTCTTTGTAATGGGAATTATTGCGGTGCAGCAATTCTTTAAGCCCGCCAATGATCTTTCGTTGTTCATGGCCTATTTTTCCATCATCGTGCTCATTGCGTTGTTCTCGGGTGCGCGCCCCATCGACTTGAGTATGTGGTTGGTCTATGTATTTTACATTCGATTCTTCGGAATTTATTCAAGCGATTCTTCCACCAAACCCCTTCAACCCCAACCTGCCTAAGGTAGCGTTTTGTTTTACATGGTTCTTTTCAACAAAATATTGGCCAGTCGATGGTTGCTTGGGGTACTGCTGATTGCATTTACGATAAGTAGTTTTGGAGTAGCATTGGTATTGGGAGAAGACCCAGGGTTTGGCTTATCGGTATGGAACGACATGGCCAATGGCGGGCCATTGAACCAATTGGCGATTCCTTCGCCTACTGACATTGTACAGAATAAAGAGTTATTCCTAACTTGGTGGAGTCCAGGGCAATACGCTGTTCCAGGTGTAGTGAGTCACTTGTTGGGTATTTCTACGGGCACAGCCAGTATTTGGGTGACGCTCTTGTTTTCAGTGGTAGGATTGGGGGGCTGGTATTTTGTCTATCGGGAGTTGGGCTTCGACGAACTTGTGATTGGACTCTGCTTGTTTTTGATGGCAACTTCTCGCTTGTTTACCATCAATTTTCTGAATTATACTGGCGGCGAATTGCTGCTGTTTGGGAGTCAGTCCTGGACCATTTGGTATTATCTTAAATACCGCTCTGCTCCGCTGAAACTTTTTGCGGGGCTTTTGTTGCTTTCGTTGGTTAGCTTTTTCTTAAAGTCAGCCTATACCATTGGCTTTGCCGCACTGGGCGGGTGCGCAGGGCTAGCTTTTTTGTCAGACCTTGCAAAAACCCGAAAATTACTTAGCCCGAGTTTGGTGACTGTGCTAGTCATAGGGCTGTGCATCGCTTGCTATTTAGGAATTACGCAGTTTGGTTTTGTCGCTTTAGGCACTAGCCCGATTACAAGTACAAGCCAGCCGTTTAAAATGGTTTGGGCTTCTTTTGAAACGCTTACCTATCCGCTGACGCACTGGTTTAGCATTGCCGAAATCTATCCTCAATTACTTCAGCGAACGAGTTTTTCGATTTGGGGGCATGGACTATATTATGTGCTGCTATTGGTAGGTTTTGTGGCAATGATTCGAATTGCCTTGGAGACGCGCTATGTGGCTGCTAGAGCGGTATTTGTGGGGTTTTATGTCGTGTATTGTGGTGTTTTTTTATTGTTGTACAACAAAGGTGCCGATATATCTATCGAATACCGCCATACCAAAGTCGTAGCTTATCTATTTTTGCCTTTGCTCGTGGCAGCACTCCAACAACCAATTGCTACTGCATACCGAACTGGCATTTTATGGTTATTATTGATTCTGAATACGGGCTACGGCCTCAGTACGTTTGTATTGAAGAAAATAGAAATTACGCATGAATCGGCGACGGGAACGTCAGGGTTTGCTTTACGCCACGCCTCCGACGAAGACCTTGCCTTTATTCATTCGGTCGATAAACCAGCGAATATTCTGTATTTTACTTCGGGCTCGATGAATGTCGATGCGATTCATGCCCGCAAACTGGTGGGAAGTATTGATTACAAATTTGCGCGGGGATGTGGTTTTATTTTTGACAAATACGAAGGCAAAGCGGGCAATATTTACGCGTTTGTCCACGAAGCATACGAACAGCTTCCCACCAACCCGTCGCTGAAAGCCCAGTTTCCTGGTTATACATTCCGTTTGGTGAAACAAACGAAGCGATTTAAGATTTACGAAGGGCTATAAGAGGCTCACTTAAATACACAACAATGAAGAAGAATTGGCGCAAGTATGGATTGATTTTGGGAGCTTTGTTAGGGCTGTCTGAGTTGATTTTGCGCTTTGGCTTTGGCTTTTGTAATGCGCCACTTTACATCGAAGATCCTGATTTTGAGTATGTTTTTGCCCCAAATCAGTACCGATTTCGTTTCCGAAACGTGGTAAAAACAAACGAACTTTCGATGCGAAGTGAGCCAATCAATCCTACCGATACAACGGTCGTGTTGCTGATTGGCGACTCAGTTATCAATGGTGGGAATCCCACCAGTCACGATGAGTTGGCTTCGACTTTGTTAGAAAAACAATTTACGGAACATTACCACCAGCCCGTTCGCGTACTGAACGTTTCGGCGGGGTCGTGGGGGCCTGACAATGCTTTTGCGTTTTTGAAAAAGAACGGATTCTTTGGCGCAGATGTCATCGGTTTGGTGACAAGTAGCCACGATGCCTACGACAACATGAGCCACCATAAGTTGGTGGGCGAAAACCCGAATTATCCCAATAAGCAATACAAAGTAGCCTTGTATGAGTTTTGGCACCGCTATATTTACACGTTGTTTATTTATCATTACATCGAAGCACCGTTGAAAGAATGGTTGGCGCCTGCTACCCAACACGCGCCCAACGACGTAATTCATAAATTTGGAACGACCTTTAATACGGGTTATCAACAATTGGCCGATACGACCAAAGCCATGGGGATTCCGTTTTTTATGTACCTGCATCCTGAATTACCCGAAATTACTCAAAATCGTTACGATAGCCAAGGGGAAGAGATTTTGGCGTTTGCCCGAAAAAATCACATTCCTGTGATTGATGAGCTTAAACTGCATCCGCCCAAAGAACTTTTCCGTAATCCTGATTTTGATAGTATTCACTATAATGCCAAGGGACAAGCGTTTATGGCCAAACATTTGTATCCTGTTTTGAAACAATACCTCGACGCTTATTTTGCCCGTCATGCGCGTTCTCATCGTCCATAATCAACTTTGGGCACACTACAAGTCCAAGTTATTCAGTGAATTACACCGTTTTGCTCCCCAATACGGGCTTGAAATTAAGGTGGTGCAAATTGCACTTTCTGAAAAAAGTCGGGCCAATATGGGTGAGGCAGAGGCTTTTCGGTACGATTACGACTACGAAGTACTTTTTAAAACATCCCTCGACCAAGTGAGCCTTTGGGCGCGAACCAAAGCCCTACTGGCTAAAATTCATGCCTATCGTCCTGATGTGCTGAATCTCACGGGCTGGTACGATCCTGCGCAGTGGGTATTGCTTTTTTATGCCAAACTGCGGGGTATTAAAGTAGTGATTTCTAATGAATCGAACGTGCGCGACCACGTTCGGATGGGACTCAAAGAGCGATTTAAGCAGTTTTTGTTGAGCCAAGCCGATGTCTTTTTCTGTTTTGGGAAATCTTCGGCTGCGTACTTGGAAAAACTGGGCGTAAAATCTGCTCAGATAGTGACGCAAAGAGCCGCTATTGTGGATAATGACGTCATTTTAGAACATTACCACCGTGCGTTTGCCCAACGAGAAAGCCGTAAAAACGCTAGAAATTGGGCATCTTATAACTTCATTTTTGTAGGCCGATTGATTCCTCCCAAAAACCTGCCACTGCTGCTTCAAGCTTTTGCCGAAGTACAGAAAAGTGCGCCCGATTGGGGGCTAGTACTTTTGGGAGAAGGTGAACAAAAAGCGGAACTACAAACGATGGCCGCGTCTATTCCCAACGTTCGATTTGAGGCGGGCGTACCTTGGTACGAAGTAGCCGAATTCCTAGCTTTAGCCGATGTGTTGGTCTTGCCAAGTGAGTCGGAGCCTTGGGGGCTGGTGGTCAATGAAGCCATGATATGCGGGCTGCCTGTATTGGTATCGGAACCTTCGGGTTGTGTGGACGATTTGGTACAAGTGGGCAAAAATGGTTGGGTATTTGACCCACATCTGTTGCCTGATTTTGTGCGTAAGTTGTGCCTTTTTGTGGATAACGCTGAAAATTTGACCCAAATGGGAGAAAAATCAAGGCAAATCGTTGCGGATTTTGAACCCCAAAAAGTTGCCCATGAAATGCTTCGAGGTATAAAAAGTTTAGTACACTAGCCCCTCCAAGTTTGGTTAGCGGTGAAGTAAAAACTTGGAGGGGCTAGTCTATTTTGAAATGCGCTGATTCCAATATACCAAGACGTTGAGCGTAGAACGACCCGACGCAATGAGGTCTAAATCGCCGTCATTGTCGAGGTCGGCGGCTTGTAGGTCTTCGCAGGCCATCATGACACTTTCGTCCAACGTAAACTCTTCCCAATCTTCGCCATTGGCATCTTTGGGAACAAACAACCGCACGCCCAATTTTTTATCGGCGTTCGGATTGCGCCACCCTACCGCGATTTGTGAAGAACCCGTTCCCAAAAAATCTTCACAAACCAGAGCGTGGCCTTGATTGAGGCGGGTGGTCAGTACCTTTTTGGTGTTGGTGTGAGTATCTAGAACAACGAGCTGATTGCCATGCCAAGGACTAACGGCAGCCACAAAAGGCTTTTTGTTGGGCAAATATCCGCGACGCACTTCACCCACACCCGTTCCTGCACCTACCCATTGCTGCGTGGGCATCCACTGTGCTTTTTGATAACTTACAACCTTGCCACCTTCTTTGCTACCAATCAGAAGGCGGGTCAGGTCTTTGTCTTCCCAAATTTCAAAATTGTGTGTGATGTGCAGCGTTGAATCAATCAGGTGATAAGGCCAAGCTTGTTTGGGGTTTTTAGGAACATCGTACCCCAATAGTTTTACGCCTACTCCCTCGCCATTGGAATTTCCTAGTCCGTGAAGCGGCGCAACGATGAGTTGGTATTTATTTTTATCAACTTTTGCCCAACGCATTCGGTGGGTTGTGATTTCGTGGTGAAGGCGTACGGGTTCCCAAAGTTGAGTAGGGTCTTTGGGGCGAATCAAATAAAAAACTGCTCCCGATTGTGTGATGTCTTTGGTTTCGGCGGGGTTCCACATTGCCCCTACGGCTACCTCTACGCGACCGTCGCCGTCGATGTCGCGGGCGGCGATACAGACGTTGTCTTTAGTAGTAAGATTTGCTGCCATGACAAAGCGTTTCCAATCGCCATTTCTATACCAAACAATCTCTTTTTGGTCGGCGAGTAAAATATCTTTTCGTTGGTCGCCATCTACGTCGCCAATGGCTAGTCCATACCCAATACTAATTTGATTATCAATGACTTGAATTTTAAAGTTGGGGGTAGGGGATTGGGCAAAAAGTGAGGCCGTGGATAGTTGGATAAGGATAAAAAGTAGCTTTTTCATTGGCATAGAAATTAGAAAGTGTGACGATGAGAAACGCGCGGGCGTCTAATGATTTAAAAAGCAATTAAAAAGCACAATCTTTTCTTAAATTGTGAAAAATTGCAATACATTTGACCAAACCAATAAAACCACTATTTAAACTCAATCTTACACAAAATGAAAAAGTTACTCGCCCTGTTAATTACCCTTTTGTGCTTTGGCGTAACGCTAGATAGCGTGGCACAAACCGAAACAAAACCGAAAAAGGAAAAGAAAGAAAAAGCGAAAGATAAAGCTGAGGATAAGAAAGACAAAAAGGAGGACAAAAAGGATAAGAAAGAAGATAAAAAAGACAAGAAGGAAGACAAGAAAGATAAAAAAGAGGACAAGAAAGATGCCAAAACTGACAAGGGCAAAAAAGACAAGTTAGAAGACAAGGCTGATAAGAAAGAAGATAAGAAGGATAAGAAAGAAGACAAAAAAGACAAGAAGGAGGACAAGGCTGATAAGAAAGAAGACAAAGCCGACAAGGCCGATAAAAAGAGCCAAGCTAAAGTAAAGCCCGCGGCTAAAACCGATGATGGCAAAGAAGCTGACGGAAACACGCGCAAAAAAGTAGCAGGTGCTGATAAAACAGTAGGAAAAGACGACAAAGGCCGCACGATTTACCAAGGTCCTCGCGGTGGTCAATACTACATCAATTCAAACGGTAATAAAACGTATTTGAAGGCCGACGATAAATTGTAATCGTTGGAACGAAGAAGACTAAAAAAGGCGACCTGTTCACGGGTCGCCTTTTTTATGAGCTAAAATTAGTTGGGAGCTTACTTCGACGCTGCTGCGTAAAGCTCAGCTACTTTGTCCCAGTTAACAACGTTCCAAAACGCATCGAGGTAGTCAGGGCGTTTGTTTTGATATTTCAAGTAGTAAGCGTGTTCCCACACGTCAATCCCTAGAATAGGTGCGCCTTGTACGTCGGCTACGGGCATGAGTGGATTGTCTTGGTTTGGCGTAGAAGTGATGACAAGTTTTTTGTCTTTTACAATCAACCAAGCCCAACCAGAGCCAAAACGACCCGCGCCAGCAGCTTTGAATTTGTTTTTAAATTCGTCGAATGAACCAAATTCTTTGGTAATCGCTGCGGCTAATTCTCCCGAAGGCATGCCTCCTTTGCCAGGTGCCATGATGTTCCAGAAGAACGTATGGTTCCAGTGACCGCCGCCATTGTTACGAATGGCAGGAGTTGTTTCTTTCGTAATTCCTTTTACCAAAGCATCAATGCTCAATTTTTCTTCGGGCTTTCCTGCCACTGCCGTATTGAGGTTGGTGATGTATGCTTTGTGGTGACGGCCATAGTGAATTTCCATCGTTGCTTTGTCGATGCTAGGCTCAAGCGCTTCTGGAGCATACGGAAGTGGAGCTTGCGTGAATTGGGCGATTGCCTGCAACGACCCTGCTGTAAGAACCACTACAAGTGCGTTTCTAAGAAAATTAGTTGTCATTGTGGTATAAAAGAATGGTTGAAACGTGAATGAGGTGCAATATTACGCAGAATAGAACGCAAGAAAAGCGAACAAAGTTGTTTTTAATCAAAAATAAAAGACCTTCTGCCCGAAGTCAGAAGGTCTCTTATAAGTATAAATGTCTGGAAGGGTTTAGGAATAACTCCTACAAAGGTACAGGATTATTTTAATAAATGAACTATTTCAAGAAAAAATTTGAAAATAGTATCTTTTTGCCTCACTTTACCCCTAGATTTGTTCAAAATAGCGTTTACGTTCCCAATCAGTCACCGATGAATTAAAAGCAGCTTGCTCGGTGCGATAAAAATGGGTGTAATGTTCTACAACGCTCTCCCCAAATGTTTCTTTTGCAAAAGGGCTATGGCTAAAAATGTCGATTGCTTCGGCCAATGTGTAAGGAACGCGTGGCAAATGTGCTGCCGCATAAATGTCGCCATCAAAAAGAGCTGGTGGTTCAATCTTGTTTTTGACTCCTTCCATTCCTGACGCCAAAAGAGCCGCAAATGCTAAGTAAGGGTTACAGTCAGCCCCTGGAATGCGACATTCGATGCGCAAGCTTTTTCCTTGGCCTACTACCCGATAGCCCGCCGTGCG contains:
- a CDS encoding glycosyltransferase family 1 protein produces the protein MKILYDHQTFTGSQYGGISRYFFELMNAFWERKDVDFELSLKFSNNEYLRNVPYAHPWGYARLANNFRANQAFSLVNRLCSSTKLSAGDFDIFHPTYYHSYFLDKIGKKPLVITFHDALSEKYGKQFPVLGEGLTELKQRLLTRADVVISVSEATKRSILEYFKIEESKVKVVPLGNYFERPTANHSLALTLPDRFVLFVGKRDFYKNFDRFFESVAPLLKNDKDLHLICAGGRGFSPEEKQAIAAQGLQNRVIYQPIIDDMTLIQLYEEAQVFVFPSLMEGFGLPILEAMSCGCPVAATTGTSFDEIAQDAAVYFEAENKESIRAAVEKVVYDEALQQTMRQRGYERVPLFRAETTAQKTLEVYKALV
- a CDS encoding glycosyltransferase, which encodes MMRIPERTLIYDRDISGHHLDYLQFLVEYLKKMPETVRSQFVFVLHEGAKARFGKDEKYVQFRYIPGKQLEAFMALTSVLRRASAEMDYLTSLVNEYNANRIIFMHIDAFQYEVGRGAIRRLGVKLSGLLFLPFRKYYEDGSTFKAKVRRDLRGLRKGLQLTWMLRNPNLEKIFFLNDKQGVKEYNQRFGQRFDFLPDPIEVGQMAEQSVEILKDEYGVEATRRVFLIYGHLSARKNVSNILEGLKQISAEERQKMCFLICGEPEKGYENTLFSAIQEAEKNYPEIQFVKHFRFFDPHSTNEVFKIVDVVLVPYINFYSSSNILGLAAKYSKPLIASNLGVMEGLVTHYKLGVTVPPNRPEAIGEAMQRYLHLNQIDIDGKPYLQDHSAEVFCQKLLF
- a CDS encoding SGNH/GDSL hydrolase family protein; its protein translation is MKTKRNVFLLATASLVLLWVVLELMGRVALTVVMKYPFWKPADKFYPELVKIQKENISQQDDTFDLLILGGSAVSLEFGLPINKTLDSLLKQTANGRKVRIFNAATPAHTSLDNLNKYRMLGKQRFDLVIYYEAINETRANNIPSELFSDDYRHVMWYYDLAIIKQHPEVNWTVLPFITHKGFNLLMDKLKGKKFLELNTVNPDFVQYGKEVKTGKPYQANIEQIILEARKRSEKLVLMTYALYVPPSVIGNGGYTDYRDFAKCPYPSPLWLWGDPVNVDTGVKAHNAILRKLAAQYGTYFVDMDQLLPRQKDYYCDLCHLTEKGGSEFAMLVVQYLFKEQLIPMTENQ
- a CDS encoding acyltransferase, which codes for MHQRLETLDTFRGVAALAVVLFHLTLHQYDAPFHLNWGATGVDLFFIISGFVIFLTLNKTQSVLDFVVARFSRLYPVYWAAVTLTALFMAIGSWLGYSQISLGEYIANMTMFQYYFGIRDLDGSYWTLIVEMLFYGVMLLGLWLNQLGRLEWYGLGLVMVQIILHGWVRVAAPSVYEVILKGFPLMNHFQLFWAGILFYKMFTQGYDKWRLVGIAIAYGVTLYLYDKTGRSNLFLSFGEYGITTTVYFVLFFLFVSHKLEWINNRVTLYLGTISYSLYVIHHYFTVGVITVLKDKFGWSFVQASTVALAAAFVLATAITYFIEKPSLQYLRVWYKNKKASYQTL
- a CDS encoding glycosyltransferase family 2 protein, producing MNQKLSVVIPAYNEEKTIQTVLKAVASVQLIGGFEKEIIVVNDCSRDGTEAQILAFKANNPQVELAYFKHEVNQGKGAALHTGIRRATGTYLVIQDADLEYDPQEFNILLQPIVDGHADVVFGSRFMGGKAHRILFFWHSIGNKILTFGSNMFSNLNLTDMETCYKLFRADMIQGLELKEKRFGFEPEVTAKISRIPNIRIYEVGVSYYGRTYAEGKKINWKDGFRAIYCILRYGLFK
- a CDS encoding glycosyltransferase family 4 protein; translated protein: MRVLIVHNQLWAHYKSKLFSELHRFAPQYGLEIKVVQIALSEKSRANMGEAEAFRYDYDYEVLFKTSLDQVSLWARTKALLAKIHAYRPDVLNLTGWYDPAQWVLLFYAKLRGIKVVISNESNVRDHVRMGLKERFKQFLLSQADVFFCFGKSSAAYLEKLGVKSAQIVTQRAAIVDNDVILEHYHRAFAQRESRKNARNWASYNFIFVGRLIPPKNLPLLLQAFAEVQKSAPDWGLVLLGEGEQKAELQTMAASIPNVRFEAGVPWYEVAEFLALADVLVLPSESEPWGLVVNEAMICGLPVLVSEPSGCVDDLVQVGKNGWVFDPHLLPDFVRKLCLFVDNAENLTQMGEKSRQIVADFEPQKVAHEMLRGIKSLVH
- a CDS encoding VCBS repeat-containing protein, coding for MKKLLFILIQLSTASLFAQSPTPNFKIQVIDNQISIGYGLAIGDVDGDQRKDILLADQKEIVWYRNGDWKRFVMAANLTTKDNVCIAARDIDGDGRVEVAVGAMWNPAETKDITQSGAVFYLIRPKDPTQLWEPVRLHHEITTHRMRWAKVDKNKYQLIVAPLHGLGNSNGEGVGVKLLGYDVPKNPKQAWPYHLIDSTLHITHNFEIWEDKDLTRLLIGSKEGGKVVSYQKAQWMPTQQWVGAGTGVGEVRRGYLPNKKPFVAAVSPWHGNQLVVLDTHTNTKKVLTTRLNQGHALVCEDFLGTGSSQIAVGWRNPNADKKLGVRLFVPKDANGEDWEEFTLDESVMMACEDLQAADLDNDGDLDLIASGRSTLNVLVYWNQRISK